The following coding sequences are from one Humulus lupulus chromosome X, drHumLupu1.1, whole genome shotgun sequence window:
- the LOC133804372 gene encoding aldehyde oxidase GLOX-like: MKTSLILSLLCFLILGFAGPMVPIEAAAAGRWQLLQSNIGITAMHMQLLSNDRVIIFDRTDFGPSNLSLPDGKCRFDSNDTALKVDCTAHSVEYDVASNTFRPLMVQTDVWCSSGSVTTDGTLVQTGGYNDGERRVRTMKPCSSGSCDWTEIPLELDARRWYATNHILSDGQVIIIGGRRQFNYEFYPKASSSAKNLYSLPFLVQTNDRAQENNLYPFVFLNVDGNLFIFANNRAILLDYNKNRVVKSYPQIPGGDPRSYPSTGSAVLLPLKNLKAQSIGAEVLICGGAPRGSYIEAKNNNFLPALKSCARIKITDPNPTWVMEDMPIARVMGDMVLLPNGNVLIINGGSSGTAGWEFGRDPVLSPVVYRPDNAIGSRFEIENPSTILRMYHSTAVLLRDGRVLVGGSNPHVLYNFTGVLFPTELRLEAFSPSYLDPQLSNLRPKIVLPSSQTKLSYGQKVVVRFTLRGAMTQNSLSLTMVAPSFTTHSFSMNQRLLVLSAEKVTNLGKSTYQIEATTPGSGILAPSGYYLLHVVHQEIPSEGIWVQIK; this comes from the coding sequence ATGAAGACAAGTCTTATTCTTTCCTTGCTCTGCTTTCTCATACTCGGTTTCGCCGGACCTATGGTTCCGATAGAAGCCGCCGCGGCAGGCCGGTGGCAGCTCTTGCAGTCCAACATTGGCATTACGGCCATGCACATGCAATTGCTTAGCAATGACCGAGTTATCATCTTTGATCGTACTGACTTCGGCCCCTCAAACTTGTCTTTGCCAGATGGCAAATGTCGTTTCGATTCAAACGACACTGCGTTAAAGGTCGACTGCACGGCTCACTCGGTTGAATACGACGTCGCTTCCAACACCTTTCGACCGCTTATGGTCCAGACCGACGTGTGGTGCTCGTCGGGTTCCGTGACGACGGACGGGACCCTCGTCCAGACTGGTGGTTATAACGATGGCGAACGAAGGGTCAGGACGATGAAGCCGTGCTCATCAGGCAGCTGTGATTGGACAGAGATTCCGTTGGAACTCGACGCACGTAGATGGTACGCGACTAACCATATCCTTTCCGACGGCCAGGTGATCATCATTGGTGGACGGAGACAGTTCAATTACGAGTTCTATCCAAAAGCGTCGTCTTCGGCTAAGAACTTGTACAGTTTACCGTTCTTAGTTCAGACAAACGACCGAGCACAAGAAAACAATCTGTATCCATTTGTTTTTCTCAATGTGGATGGCAACCTTTTCATCTTTGCCAATAACAGAGCTATACTACTGGACTACAACAAAAACCGGGTCGTAAAATCATACCCTCAAATACCAGGTGGTGACCCGAGATCTTACCCCAGTACCGGATCCGCCGTCCTTCTGCCACTGAAGAATCTAAAGGCGCAATCCATTGGAGCGGAAGTTTTGATTTGTGGTGGAGCCCCGAGAGGTTCTTATATTGAAGCAAAGAATAATAATTTCCTTCCAGCTTTAAAGAGCTGTGCCCGGATCAAAATAACCGACCCGAACCCGACCTGGGTCATGGAGGATATGCCTATTGCTAGAGTCATGGGTGACATGGTATTGCTTCCAAACGGCAACGTTTTGATCATAAACGGCGGCTCATCCGGGACTGCGGGGTGGGAATTTGGCAGGGACCCCGTTCTAAGCCCGGTCGTTTACCGACCCGATAACGCAATCGGGTCCCGATTTGAAATCGAAAACCCATCAACAATCCTTCGCATGTATCACTCCACGGCGGTGCTTCTCCGAGACGGTCGAGTCCTTGTCGGCGGAAGTAACCCTCACGTGTTGTACAACTTCACCGGAGTGCTTTTCCCGACGGAGCTGAGATTAGAGGCGTTTAGTCCTTCGTATTTGGATCCACAGCTTTCGAACCTGCGCCCGAAGATTGTATTGCCCAGCTCGCAAACAAAGCTGTCGTATGGGCAAAAGGTTGTCGTTCGGTTTACTTTAAGAGGAGCAATGACACAGAATTCGTTGTCGTTGACGATGGTGGCGCCGTCGTTTACCACACACTCCTTCTCAATGAACCAAAGACTTTTGGTATTGTCGGCGGAGAAAGTTACAAATTTGGGGAAATCGACGTATCAGATTGAAGCCACCACACCCGGTTCGGGTATACTTGCACCGTCCGGTTATTATCTATTGCATGTGGTCCATCAAGAAATTCCAAGCGAGGGCATTTGGGTCCAGATAAAATGA